One window from the genome of Eriocheir sinensis breed Jianghai 21 chromosome 15, ASM2467909v1, whole genome shotgun sequence encodes:
- the LOC126998745 gene encoding 3-oxoacyl-[acyl-carrier-protein] reductase FabG-like isoform X1: MQASGKATSLAGKVAIITGASSGIGAVTAQLFSKLGAVLAITGRNMENLKAVADKCSKESEKQPLIIQADLTNEGDTKRIIEETIKQYGKLDILVNNAGILETGSILNTSLEQYDRLMNTNVRSIYHLTMLAAPHLIETQGNIVNISSVNGLRAFANVLAYNISKCAVDQFTRCVALELAEKKVRVNAVNPGVVITELQKRGGLGPEAYAAFLERSKTTHALGRPGQPEEVAAAIAFLASDDASFITGASLPVDGGRHAMCPR, translated from the exons ATGCAGGCATCGGGCAAGGCAACATCCCTCGCCGGCAAGGTGGCCATAATTACAG GTGCCTCCTCAGGGATTGGCGCAGTAACAGCCCAGCTCTTCTCCAAGCTCGGGGCAGTCCTGGCAATCACAGGGAGGAATATGGAGAACTTGAAGGCCGTGGCTGACAAGTGTTCCAAGGAGAGTGAAAAGCAGCCACTGATAATACAAG CTGACCTGACGAATGAGGGGGACACCAAGCGCATCATTGAGGAGACCATCAAGCAGTACGGCAAGCTGGATATACTGGTGAACAACGCCGGAATCCTGGAGACCGGCAGCATCCTCAACACCTCCCTGGAGCAGTACGACCGCCTCATGAACACCAACGTCAG GTCCATCTACCACCTGACGATGCTGGCGGCTCCTCACCTCATCGAGACACAAGGAAACATCGTCAACATCTCCAGCGTCAACGGTCTGCGGGCA TTTGCTAATGTCCTCGCCTACAACATATCAAAGTGTGCAGTTGACCAGTTCACGCGCTGTGTTGCTCTAG AACTTGCTGAAAAGAAAGTCAGAGTGAATGCTGTCAA TCCTGGCGTGGTCATCACTGAACTGCAAAAACGTGGAGGCCTTGGACCCGAGGCTTATGCCGCT TTCCTGGAGCGCTCCAAGACCACACACGCCCTGGGACGTCCTGGTCAGCCTGAGGAAGTTGCAGCGGCCATTGCTTTCTTGGCCTCTGATGACGCTTCATTCATCACCGGTGCCTCGC
- the LOC126998745 gene encoding 3-oxoacyl-[acyl-carrier-protein] reductase FabG-like isoform X2 has protein sequence MENLKAVADKCSKESEKQPLIIQADLTNEGDTKRIIEETIKQYGKLDILVNNAGILETGSILNTSLEQYDRLMNTNVRSIYHLTMLAAPHLIETQGNIVNISSVNGLRAFANVLAYNISKCAVDQFTRCVALELAEKKVRVNAVNPGVVITELQKRGGLGPEAYAAFLERSKTTHALGRPGQPEEVAAAIAFLASDDASFITGASLPVDGGRHAMCPR, from the exons ATGGAGAACTTGAAGGCCGTGGCTGACAAGTGTTCCAAGGAGAGTGAAAAGCAGCCACTGATAATACAAG CTGACCTGACGAATGAGGGGGACACCAAGCGCATCATTGAGGAGACCATCAAGCAGTACGGCAAGCTGGATATACTGGTGAACAACGCCGGAATCCTGGAGACCGGCAGCATCCTCAACACCTCCCTGGAGCAGTACGACCGCCTCATGAACACCAACGTCAG GTCCATCTACCACCTGACGATGCTGGCGGCTCCTCACCTCATCGAGACACAAGGAAACATCGTCAACATCTCCAGCGTCAACGGTCTGCGGGCA TTTGCTAATGTCCTCGCCTACAACATATCAAAGTGTGCAGTTGACCAGTTCACGCGCTGTGTTGCTCTAG AACTTGCTGAAAAGAAAGTCAGAGTGAATGCTGTCAA TCCTGGCGTGGTCATCACTGAACTGCAAAAACGTGGAGGCCTTGGACCCGAGGCTTATGCCGCT TTCCTGGAGCGCTCCAAGACCACACACGCCCTGGGACGTCCTGGTCAGCCTGAGGAAGTTGCAGCGGCCATTGCTTTCTTGGCCTCTGATGACGCTTCATTCATCACCGGTGCCTCGC